From Candidatus Eremiobacteraceae bacterium:
CGATGAAGTGCATATACTTCAGACGCTTCGCTACAATCTCGAGAAGAACGGTTACTTGGTCTGCACTGCCGGCGATGGCCGGCAAGCGCTGAGCATCCTCGAAATCGAGAAGCCGGATCTCTGCGTGCTCGATATCATGCTGCCCGAGCTCGACGGCACGGAGGTGTGCCGCGAGATCCGCAAGCGCTCGAACATGCCTGTGCTCATGCTGAGCGCGAAAGATCAAGAGATCGACAAGGTGCTCTTGCTCGAGATCGGCGCTGACGACTACATCACAAAACCGTTTTCCATCTACGAGTTGCTGGCGCGCGTAAAGGCGCACTTGCGCCGGCTCGGCAACGCCGCCAAGGCCGCCCAAGATGTCACGGTGTTGACGGGCGGCGACATCGAGCTCGACGTCGCCCGGCAGCGAGTCACGAAGGGCGGCAAGGTCGTTGAGCTTGCTCCCAAGGAATTCTCATTGCTGCACGTGCTGCTCGAGAACCGCGGCCGCGTGGTGACTCGTCAGACACTGCTCGATCGCGTGTGGGGCTACGATTTCTACGGCGACCAGCAGACCGTAAACGTCCACGTCCGCTGGCTGCGCGAGAAAGTCGAAGACGACCCGAACGAACCAAAGCACATAATCACCGTGCGCAGTCGCGGATATCTCTTCCGCGAGTGATCCGATGATCTCGCCGATTCTCGCCGCGGCGCTCGCGCTCGCCGCCGCATTCATCATCGCTTTCTGGGTGACGCGACGCCGCCTTGAAGCCGCGCGCGCCGAACTCGCCGCGGCCGCCAACGGCGCAGCGAGATCGTCGGACAGCGACCTTGCGGCGATGGCGCGTCTCAGCGCGCTGCTGGACGCTCTGCCCGTCGGCGTCATCGTCATCGACGACGACGCACGGGTCGTCGCCTTCAATGCCGCCGCCACCGAGATCCTCGGCGTGCAAGCAGAGCGTGCGATCGGGCGCGCGCTCATCGAGAGCGTGCGCAGCTACGACTTGGATCGCCGGCTTCTGGCGGCGTTGCGCGAAGGCGTGGAAGGCACGGCGGACGTGCCGCTGCACGCGGCTTCCGATCGCAGCCTGCGCATCACCACCAAAGCCGTGCATGCCGCCGATGGCTCCATCGAGGCGATCGCCATCGTCGAAGATCTCACGCGCGTGCGCGATCTCGAAGCGATGCGCCGCGATTTCGTGTCGAACGTCTCGCACGAATTGCGGACGCCGCTCTCGGCGATGAAGATCATGATCGAAACATTGCAGTCGGGAGCGGGGGGCGAAGCGGCTGCGGGCTTTCTCCGAAGCCTCGCAGCGGAAACCGATCGCATGGTGGCGCTCGTTGAAGATCTGCTCGACCTCGCGCGGCTCGAAAGCGGCAAACTCGAGATGCGCTTCGGCAGCGTCGATCTCATAGACCTATGCCGCGACGTGGTCGCTTCGCATCTGCCGCGTGCGCGCCGCCTGGGCATTTCGCTCAAAGCAGCGTTGCCGGAGGGAAGAGTCACGATCATCGGCGATCGCGACAAGCTCGTGCAAGTCATGGTGAATCTGCTCGACAACGCGCTTCGGCATACGCCGTCGGGCGGTCACGTGGAAGTGGGGTTGAGCTCGGCTCCGAGCCTTGCGACGCTCTACGTCAAAGATGACGGGCCGGGAATACCGTATGACGCGCTACCGCACATCTTCGAGCGCTTTTACGTCGTGGACCAATCGCGCTCGCGCAGCGCAGGCGGTACTGGCCTCGGACTTGCTATCGTCAAACACATCGTCGAGGCGCACGGCGGGTCTGTGACGGCAGAGAGTGAGCTCAACAGAGGAACGACTTTCCGCTGTACGTTTAGCGGCTAGATGACTGCACGATCGTCCACGTTTTCACCAGCGATATCAATCGCCGGGGACGCGGCGGATCATCGGGATGACCAAGCTCCGTCGCTCGCGTTCGGCGGAGTTGTACTATCCCGATGTTCCGCCGCGTCCCCGGTAATCGACATCGATCGGTGATGCAAGGTTTACAAACGGGCGTGCGGGCCCTATAATGCAATATATTCGACGGATTACGCGTTAGCGAGGGACGATTGGCCCGCGAGAACTTCCACCGCATACTCAACGAAACCCAACAGGACGTCTTGCGCATGGGCAGCCTCGTCGAGGAAGCCATCACCAAGGCCGTCGATGCTTTGGCGCGGTCCGACATAGCCCTCGCTGAAGAAATCCTCAATTTCGACGACTATATCGACGATTTGAACGTCCGCATCGAGACGAATTGCCTCAACCTGCTCGCCCTGCAGCAGCCCATGGCGTCCGATCTGCGCACGATCGCGGCCATGCTCGACATCATCATCGACCTAGAACGCATCGGCGACCATGCCTGCGACATCGCGCAGATCACAAAGCACCTGGCGAGCGAACCGCAGCTCAAACCGATGATCGACATCCCGCGAATGGCGGCTCGAGCGCGAGAGATGCTGCGCGAAGCGCTAGATGCGTTCGCCAACCGCGACGCAATGGCCGCGCACCGCATACCGGCGAAAGACGATGAAGTCGATCGTCTCTATCGCACGGTGTTCAAAGAGCTCATCGAATTCATGGCCAAGGATCCCAAGGCCATCAACAGAGGCAGTAACCTCATCCTGGTCGCGCTCTATCTCGAACGGATAGCCGACCACGCCACGAACGTCTGCGAGCGCGTCGCGTATATGGTCGAGGGCGTCCCAAAGAAACTCAAACGATCGGTCGTCGAGATCAACGATGTCGCGGCGCACGGCGACGAGCTCATACGGGCCTCCCGTGTGGAAGGCGCGGCCGGGGCGCCTTAATCTTCCTTAAGGTTGCGATAACCCTGGCTTGATGGCTCTCATGATATGATGGCCAAGCAAGTGTCCACCCATGGTATTCTCACCCGAAGACAGGAGCACTGAAGATCATCGTGCGCATACGCCCCCTCGTCCTCAGCGCGGTCGCTGTCGCGGCCGTGGCACTCATCGCGCTATTTGGCACAGCGATCGTCCGCGCCGATGCCCAGCTCGTCGGCGCCGGCTCGTCGTTCGATTATCCGTTCTTCTCGCGCGCGTTCTACCAGTATTCGCAAGTCCACACGGACGTCTCTGTAGACTACCAGAGCATCGGCTCCGGCGCGGGCATCCAGCAGTTCACCGCCAAAACGGTCGACTTCGGCGCTAGTGACGTGCCGATGAACTCGAAGGAATTGGCCGCCGCCAACGCATCGAACGGCGCGGTCGTTCAAGTGCCGGTCGCGCTCGGCGGGGTCGTCATCGCCTACAACGTGCCGGGAGCACCGGCGAATCTCCATCTCACACCCGACGCGCTCGTCGCCATCTTCGAGGGCAAGATCTCGAACTGGAACGACAAGGCGCTGGCAGCGCTCAATCCAGGGTCGAATCTGCCGAACCTGCCGATCGTCACGGTGCACCGCGCCGACGGAAGCGGCACCACATACATCTTCACCGACTATCTAAGCCGCGTCAGCTCGGCATGGAATTCGAGCGTCGGCACAAGCAAGACGGTGAGCTGGCCGGCCGCGGCTGCATCGCTTGGTGCAAAAGGCAATGAAGGCGTCGCCGGGCAGGTCCGCAACAATCCGGGCGCCATCGGCTACGTCGAACTCGCGTACGCGCTCGAGAACGGCATGACATACGCCGCGATCCAAAACAAGAGCGGTAGATTCGTCTCTCCGACGCTCGACAGCGTTCGCGCAGCCGCCGCCCAAAAGCCCAACGTGAACCCGACCGATTTCTCGATCGTCGATCAGCAAGGCGCTTCGAGCTATCCGATCTGCGGTTACTCGTGGGTCATGCTCTGGAAGACCCAGCCGGACGCCGGTCGCGGACACGCGCTGGTCGATCTGTTCAATTGGGTGGTGAGCTCGGGACAGACATACGCGAAAAACGTGCACTACGTGCCGCTGCCCTCAAACGTCCAAAACGGTGCCCGCCAAGCGCTAGCGACCATCCATTAGACAACAAACCGCGACGAAAGGCGGTGCGGCAGCAGGCGACAAACCTGAGTTCCGCACCGCCTTCGTCATCCGCCCAGAGAGCGTCGTGTCGCAGCAAACCGTCGACATCGCAACCGCCGGATTGAGACTCACGTCAACGCGATTGCGACGCGCGATATCGCCCGTCGGCGACCGCGCATTTCTCGCCACCGTCACCGGCGCCGCGTGGCTCGTGCTGCTCGTCGTGGCCGGTCTCTTCGTCGTCTTGCTCATCGCGTCGCTGCCCGCGATCAAGACAGTTCCGATCTCGTCGATCGTCAGCACCGCGTGGGATCCGACCAACGGCAAGTACGGCGTGCTTTCATTTGTGTTCGGCACGCTCGTGACGTCGGCTATCGCGCTCGCGATCGCGGGTCCGATCGGCGTCGCCTGCGCGCTCTATCTCGCGGAGCTCGCGTCGCGCCGGCTGGCGGGGCCGCTCGGCATGCTCGTGGAGCTGTTGGCGGCGGTGCCGAGCGTGGTGTACGGCTTATGGGGACTGTTCGTGCTCGCACCGATCATGCGCACGATGGTCGAGCCGTTCTTGAATAAGACTTTAGGGTTCTTGCCGCTGTTCCAAGGTCCGTTCTATGGCGTGGGAATGCTCGCCGGCGGCGTCTTGCTCTCGATCATGGTCCTTCCGACCGTCGCGGCAATATCGCGCGATGTGTTCCTTGCGGTCCCAAACGAGCAGCGCGAAGCCATGCTCGCACTCGGTGCGACCAAGTGGGAAGTGCTCGCAAAAGCGGTCCTTCCGTATGCGCGCTCCGGCGTCATCGGCGCGCTCGTGCTCGCGCTCGGCCGCGCGCTCGGCGAAGCCATGGCTGTCGTCATGGTCATCGGCAACAAGCCCGCCATCGCGGCCTCGCTTTTCGCGCCAGGCTACACGATGGCCAGCGTTCTCGCAAATGAGTTCACCGAGGCCACCGGCAGCCAGTACGTGGCGATGCTGATCGAGATCGGCTTATTGCTCTTCGTCGTCAGCCTCGTCGTCAACGTCATCGCTCGCACGTTGGTCTGGGGAGTCGCGAGCGGTTCGCGATCGCGCGCCCGATGACAAGGCTCTCGGTGCGGCGCGCATACAGCGGATTCATGGTGGTCGTCGCGGGCTTGTGCACGGTGCTCGCCGCCGGCGTTCTTGCGGCGGTCATCTTCTACGTCGTCGAAAACGGCGCCGGCGCGCTGAGGCCATCGTTCTTCACGAAACTTCCTGCGCCGATCGGCATCCCTGGAGGCGGAATCGCAAATGCGATCGCGGGCTCCGCGCTCGTGATCGCGATGGCATCGATCGCCGCGATTCCGATCGGCGTCCTTGCCGGGATATATCTCGCGCTCTACGGCCGCGGAAAGACCGCCACCGCCGTGCGTTTCTTGAGCGACGTGCTGACGGGCGTTCCATCTATCGCGATCGGCGTCTTCGCGTATGCGCTCGTCGTGCTGCCGAGCAGACATTTTTCGGCCCTTTCCGCATCGGTTGCGCTTGCCATCATCATGCTGCCGATCATCGTCCGCACGACCGAGGAAGCGGTCAGGTTGGTGCCGCACTCGATCCGCGAAGGGGCGCTCGCGCTCGGCATCCCAACGTGGAAAGCCGTACTCCTCGTGACGCTGCCGTGCGCTCGAGCGGGTATCGTCACGGGAACGCTGCTCGCAATCGCTCGCGTGGCGGGCGAGTCCGCGCCGTTGCTCTTCACCGCTTTCGGCAGCTTGTTCTGGGGCCGCGGGGTCAACTCGCCCACGGCGGCGCTGCCGCTCGTGATCTTCCAATATGCGATCTCACCCTACAAGGACTGGCAGCAATTCGCATGGGGCGGCGCGCTCGTACTGATCATCTTCGTCTTCCTGTTGAACCTTGCCGCGCGACTTGCGCTGCCGTCGAGGATGCCAAGCCGATGACGCGACCGCTTGTCGAGGCCGCATGACGGTCGATCTTCGAACGCAGTCGCTCAGCGCGTACTACGGCAAGCATCTTGCCGTCCGCGACATCACGATCAACTTCGAGAAGAACGCGATCACGGCGCTCATCGGTCCGTCCGGCTGCGGCAAGTCGACGCTCTTGCGCTGCCTGAACCGCATGCATGAGGTCATCGCAAATACGCGAGTCGAAGGGCAAGTCGTTCTCGACGGCGAGAATCTCTACGACCCCGGCGTCGATCCCACAGCGTTGCGCCGCCGCATCGGCATGGTCTTCCAACGCGCGAATCCGTTCCCCACGATGACCATCAAAGACAACGTGGTCGCGGGCGTGCGCCTCGCCGGCGAAGTGAGGGATCGCGCCGACCTCGATGCGATCGCCGAGAAAAGTCTGCGCCAGGCCGCGCTTTGGGATGAAGTCAAGGACAAGCTGAATCAATCCGGCACATCGCTTTCGGGCGGTCAGCAGCAGCGGCTCTGCATCGCACGAGCCCTCGCCGTCGAACCAGAAGTGCTCTTGATGGATGAACCGGCGTCGGCCCTTGATCCGATCTCGACGATGAAGATCGAAGAGCTTATGCGCGATCTCAAGAAGACGTACAC
This genomic window contains:
- the pstB gene encoding phosphate ABC transporter ATP-binding protein PstB, whose product is MTVDLRTQSLSAYYGKHLAVRDITINFEKNAITALIGPSGCGKSTLLRCLNRMHEVIANTRVEGQVVLDGENLYDPGVDPTALRRRIGMVFQRANPFPTMTIKDNVVAGVRLAGEVRDRADLDAIAEKSLRQAALWDEVKDKLNQSGTSLSGGQQQRLCIARALAVEPEVLLMDEPASALDPISTMKIEELMRDLKKTYTIVIVTHNMQQAARCSDYTGFMLAGEATPGELVEFGDSSSIFTTPKDPRTEDYITGRFG
- the pstC gene encoding phosphate ABC transporter permease subunit PstC, producing the protein MSQQTVDIATAGLRLTSTRLRRAISPVGDRAFLATVTGAAWLVLLVVAGLFVVLLIASLPAIKTVPISSIVSTAWDPTNGKYGVLSFVFGTLVTSAIALAIAGPIGVACALYLAELASRRLAGPLGMLVELLAAVPSVVYGLWGLFVLAPIMRTMVEPFLNKTLGFLPLFQGPFYGVGMLAGGVLLSIMVLPTVAAISRDVFLAVPNEQREAMLALGATKWEVLAKAVLPYARSGVIGALVLALGRALGEAMAVVMVIGNKPAIAASLFAPGYTMASVLANEFTEATGSQYVAMLIEIGLLLFVVSLVVNVIARTLVWGVASGSRSRAR
- the phoU gene encoding phosphate signaling complex protein PhoU — encoded protein: MARENFHRILNETQQDVLRMGSLVEEAITKAVDALARSDIALAEEILNFDDYIDDLNVRIETNCLNLLALQQPMASDLRTIAAMLDIIIDLERIGDHACDIAQITKHLASEPQLKPMIDIPRMAARAREMLREALDAFANRDAMAAHRIPAKDDEVDRLYRTVFKELIEFMAKDPKAINRGSNLILVALYLERIADHATNVCERVAYMVEGVPKKLKRSVVEINDVAAHGDELIRASRVEGAAGAP
- a CDS encoding response regulator transcription factor — its product is MSQASVERAPSKQWKILVVDDEVHILQTLRYNLEKNGYLVCTAGDGRQALSILEIEKPDLCVLDIMLPELDGTEVCREIRKRSNMPVLMLSAKDQEIDKVLLLEIGADDYITKPFSIYELLARVKAHLRRLGNAAKAAQDVTVLTGGDIELDVARQRVTKGGKVVELAPKEFSLLHVLLENRGRVVTRQTLLDRVWGYDFYGDQQTVNVHVRWLREKVEDDPNEPKHIITVRSRGYLFRE
- the pstS gene encoding phosphate ABC transporter substrate-binding protein PstS — encoded protein: MRIRPLVLSAVAVAAVALIALFGTAIVRADAQLVGAGSSFDYPFFSRAFYQYSQVHTDVSVDYQSIGSGAGIQQFTAKTVDFGASDVPMNSKELAAANASNGAVVQVPVALGGVVIAYNVPGAPANLHLTPDALVAIFEGKISNWNDKALAALNPGSNLPNLPIVTVHRADGSGTTYIFTDYLSRVSSAWNSSVGTSKTVSWPAAAASLGAKGNEGVAGQVRNNPGAIGYVELAYALENGMTYAAIQNKSGRFVSPTLDSVRAAAAQKPNVNPTDFSIVDQQGASSYPICGYSWVMLWKTQPDAGRGHALVDLFNWVVSSGQTYAKNVHYVPLPSNVQNGARQALATIH
- a CDS encoding ATP-binding protein — protein: MISPILAAALALAAAFIIAFWVTRRRLEAARAELAAAANGAARSSDSDLAAMARLSALLDALPVGVIVIDDDARVVAFNAAATEILGVQAERAIGRALIESVRSYDLDRRLLAALREGVEGTADVPLHAASDRSLRITTKAVHAADGSIEAIAIVEDLTRVRDLEAMRRDFVSNVSHELRTPLSAMKIMIETLQSGAGGEAAAGFLRSLAAETDRMVALVEDLLDLARLESGKLEMRFGSVDLIDLCRDVVASHLPRARRLGISLKAALPEGRVTIIGDRDKLVQVMVNLLDNALRHTPSGGHVEVGLSSAPSLATLYVKDDGPGIPYDALPHIFERFYVVDQSRSRSAGGTGLGLAIVKHIVEAHGGSVTAESELNRGTTFRCTFSG
- the pstA gene encoding phosphate ABC transporter permease PstA, whose translation is MTRLSVRRAYSGFMVVVAGLCTVLAAGVLAAVIFYVVENGAGALRPSFFTKLPAPIGIPGGGIANAIAGSALVIAMASIAAIPIGVLAGIYLALYGRGKTATAVRFLSDVLTGVPSIAIGVFAYALVVLPSRHFSALSASVALAIIMLPIIVRTTEEAVRLVPHSIREGALALGIPTWKAVLLVTLPCARAGIVTGTLLAIARVAGESAPLLFTAFGSLFWGRGVNSPTAALPLVIFQYAISPYKDWQQFAWGGALVLIIFVFLLNLAARLALPSRMPSR